In Chloroflexota bacterium, a single window of DNA contains:
- a CDS encoding 2'-5' RNA ligase family protein, which yields MIRTRPVPHVGLYPPSTAHDIRDVIRTVQRVGQNYTLVPFSIKGFGSYRDSKVIYMDIEPSLVLKQLRTELTQELNSALGKANPEYDFHTTIAFKDLGYKFDSIWEYIKAMEQPDIEQYLLRITVLGKRSRIVCEYDLVLKRLLSRRQALSRYWWRRTVDEMRRLQGTEAKEPTSILARAWHYLANIFRL from the coding sequence ATGATCAGAACCAGACCCGTGCCCCACGTGGGCCTATACCCCCCATCAACTGCTCACGATATTAGGGATGTCATCCGCACAGTCCAGAGAGTAGGGCAGAACTACACATTGGTGCCATTCAGCATAAAAGGCTTCGGCTCCTACAGGGACTCCAAGGTCATCTACATGGACATAGAGCCGTCGCTCGTGCTGAAACAGCTCCGCACCGAACTTACTCAGGAGCTCAACAGCGCACTCGGCAAAGCAAATCCAGAGTACGACTTTCACACGACTATTGCCTTCAAAGATCTGGGCTACAAGTTCGACTCAATATGGGAATACATCAAGGCAATGGAACAGCCAGATATCGAACAATACTTGCTCAGAATTACCGTGCTTGGGAAGAGATCCAGGATTGTCTGCGAATACGATCTGGTTTTGAAGCGGTTGCTCAGTCGCCGACAAGCGTTGAGTAGATATTGGTGGAGGAGAACCGTGGACGAAATGAGGCGGTTGCAGGGCACCGAGGCTAAAGAGCCCACTTCTATTCTTGCTAGAGCGTGGCATTATCTTGCGAACATCTTCAGACTATGA
- a CDS encoding NUDIX hydrolase — MSRVKKRRRGTAIVETDEGILVAAGRGGVFILPGGGTKKDESRTQAAMRELREETGLHPHRAKYLFRHVGKVNKSHGHGHFQDHHTVCLVSATGVASPHHEVKHVAYYKHGSGVRISGTTREIIERYYAYKKRSRTAQKRITIVNRILEWLTGTGRHTPQGVSDDYQFYD, encoded by the coding sequence ATGTCAAGGGTAAAGAAGCGCCGAAGAGGAACCGCAATAGTCGAAACAGATGAGGGGATTCTAGTCGCCGCAGGTAGGGGAGGCGTATTTATCCTGCCAGGCGGAGGAACTAAGAAAGACGAATCAAGAACCCAAGCCGCGATGCGGGAACTGCGAGAGGAGACAGGTCTACATCCACACCGTGCCAAATATCTATTTCGGCACGTCGGCAAAGTCAATAAGTCCCACGGCCATGGTCACTTCCAAGACCACCACACCGTCTGCCTCGTAAGCGCGACAGGTGTGGCTAGTCCGCATCACGAAGTGAAGCATGTTGCCTATTACAAGCATGGCTCCGGGGTGAGGATATCGGGCACTACTAGGGAGATCATTGAGAGGTACTACGCCTACAAGAAACGCAGCAGGACAGCACAGAAACGGATTACCATCGTCAATAGAATACTCGAATGGCTCACAGGGACAGGCCGCCATACGCCCCAGGGAGTGTCCGACGACTACCAGTTCTATGACTAG